Proteins found in one Thermaerobacter subterraneus DSM 13965 genomic segment:
- a CDS encoding alpha-ketoacid dehydrogenase subunit beta, translating to MAKLTIVQAVADALRTEMELDERVVVLGEDVGVNGGVFRATEGLYQRFGENRVIDTPLAESAIVGTAIGMAIYGLRPVAEIQFEGFMAPAFDQIVNHAARIRARSRGRFTCPLVIRAPWGGGIRAPEHHSDSPEAWYIHQPGLKVVIPSTPYDTKGLLIAAIRDPDPVIFFEPKRIYRAFRQEVPEEAYTVPIGRARTVREGRDVAIFTWGAMVRIVEEAAEELAGRGIECEIVDLRTLSPVDVDAIVAAVQKTGRALVVHEAPKTAGFGAEIVALINERALLYLEAPVYRVAGFDTPMPLFHLEDYYLPNKERVIRGVERVLNF from the coding sequence ATGGCCAAGCTGACCATCGTCCAGGCGGTGGCCGACGCCCTGCGCACGGAAATGGAACTGGATGAACGGGTGGTCGTCCTGGGCGAGGACGTAGGCGTCAACGGCGGCGTCTTCCGGGCCACCGAAGGCCTCTACCAGCGGTTCGGCGAGAACCGGGTGATCGACACGCCGCTGGCCGAGTCGGCCATCGTGGGTACCGCCATTGGCATGGCCATCTACGGCCTGCGGCCCGTGGCGGAGATCCAGTTCGAGGGGTTCATGGCCCCGGCCTTTGACCAGATCGTCAACCACGCCGCCCGCATCCGGGCCCGCTCCCGCGGGCGGTTCACCTGCCCGCTGGTGATCCGGGCCCCCTGGGGCGGCGGTATCCGGGCGCCCGAGCACCACTCCGACAGCCCCGAGGCCTGGTACATCCACCAGCCGGGGCTCAAGGTGGTGATCCCCAGCACCCCCTACGACACCAAGGGCCTTTTGATCGCCGCCATCCGCGACCCCGACCCGGTGATCTTCTTCGAACCCAAGCGGATCTACCGCGCCTTCCGGCAGGAGGTGCCGGAGGAGGCCTACACCGTCCCCATCGGCCGGGCCCGCACGGTCCGGGAGGGGCGGGATGTGGCCATCTTCACCTGGGGCGCCATGGTGCGGATCGTGGAGGAAGCGGCGGAGGAACTGGCGGGCCGTGGCATCGAGTGCGAGATCGTCGACCTCAGGACCCTGAGCCCGGTGGACGTGGACGCCATCGTGGCGGCGGTGCAGAAGACGGGCCGGGCCCTGGTGGTCCACGAGGCGCCCAAGACGGCCGGCTTCGGGGCGGAGATCGTGGCCCTGATCAACGAGCGGGCCCTCCTGTACCTGGAGGCGCCGGTGTACCGGGTGGCGGGCTTCGACACCCCGATGCCCCTCTTCCACCTGGAAGACTACTACCTGCCCAACAAGGAACGGGTGATCCGGGGCGTGGAGCGGGTGCTGAACTTCTGA
- a CDS encoding dihydrolipoamide acetyltransferase family protein encodes MAYEFRLPDVGEGIHEGEIVRWLVKPGDRVHEDQPLVEVQTDKATVEIPSPVAGVVLELRGNEGDVVQVGSVIVVIETEAQGDEPAGAAPAAAAAPAAQAAPPAAPHQAPPAPAAAGPAAAPGGVPAASPGVTPPPPPGPAAVPGADAARGARAPGDAAPAAPGGGPAAAARRVLATPATRRLARELGVDIRQIPGTGPAGRVTAEDVRAFAAARAAGTPAVTATAAGATAGGATVAAPPAAPGATPAVAPTAPAGAAPSAGPAVASPGAAAATPAGVPGVAAAATAGAARPAAAAGSAAKWVVAAGGEQRVPLRGLRKRIAEKMVQSKYTAPHVTHVEEVDVTELAELRRKALPLAEQRGIKLTYLPFIAKAVVAALQQFPIFNASLDDERQEIVLKGYYHIGVATATDEGLIVPVVRDVDRKSIFQLAREIAALTEAARARRIALDDVRGSTFTITNVGALGGGVWSTPIINYPEVAILGVHKFRETPVVRDGQIVVRTITYLALSFDHRVADGADAVRFVNRIKEYLEQPSLLFLEMA; translated from the coding sequence ATGGCGTACGAATTCCGGTTGCCCGACGTGGGCGAGGGCATCCACGAAGGGGAGATCGTCCGCTGGCTGGTCAAGCCGGGGGACCGGGTGCACGAGGACCAGCCCCTGGTGGAGGTGCAGACCGACAAGGCCACGGTGGAGATCCCGTCCCCGGTGGCCGGCGTGGTGCTGGAGCTGCGCGGCAACGAGGGCGATGTGGTCCAGGTCGGCAGCGTGATCGTGGTGATCGAGACAGAAGCCCAGGGGGACGAACCGGCTGGGGCGGCGCCGGCTGCTGCTGCGGCCCCTGCGGCCCAGGCGGCGCCCCCGGCGGCGCCGCACCAGGCGCCCCCGGCTCCGGCGGCCGCGGGCCCGGCCGCGGCCCCGGGAGGGGTGCCGGCCGCCTCACCTGGGGTCACGCCGCCGCCCCCGCCTGGCCCGGCCGCGGTGCCCGGGGCGGATGCAGCGCGCGGGGCTCGGGCGCCGGGCGACGCAGCCCCGGCGGCCCCAGGCGGCGGGCCGGCGGCCGCAGCGCGGCGGGTCCTGGCCACCCCGGCCACCCGCCGGCTGGCCCGGGAGCTGGGGGTCGACATCCGGCAGATCCCCGGGACGGGCCCGGCGGGCCGGGTGACGGCCGAGGACGTGCGGGCCTTTGCCGCGGCCCGGGCAGCCGGGACGCCGGCGGTCACGGCGACTGCGGCCGGTGCAACGGCGGGTGGCGCGACGGTGGCGGCCCCGCCCGCAGCTCCGGGGGCAACGCCGGCCGTGGCACCCACTGCGCCAGCGGGTGCGGCCCCGTCTGCCGGACCGGCCGTTGCATCCCCTGGCGCCGCCGCGGCGACCCCGGCGGGGGTACCGGGGGTGGCCGCCGCAGCCACGGCGGGCGCGGCCAGGCCCGCGGCCGCGGCCGGTTCGGCCGCCAAGTGGGTCGTTGCAGCGGGAGGCGAGCAGCGCGTACCCTTGCGGGGCCTGCGCAAGCGCATCGCCGAGAAGATGGTCCAGTCCAAGTACACCGCCCCCCACGTGACCCACGTGGAGGAGGTCGACGTCACCGAACTGGCGGAGCTGCGGCGCAAGGCCCTGCCCCTGGCGGAGCAGCGGGGGATCAAGCTCACCTATCTACCCTTCATTGCCAAGGCCGTGGTGGCGGCCCTGCAGCAGTTTCCCATCTTCAACGCCAGCCTGGACGACGAGCGCCAGGAGATCGTGCTCAAGGGTTACTACCACATCGGTGTGGCCACGGCCACCGACGAGGGCCTCATCGTTCCCGTGGTGCGGGACGTGGACCGCAAGAGCATCTTCCAGCTGGCCCGGGAGATCGCGGCCTTGACCGAAGCGGCCCGGGCGCGGCGGATCGCCCTGGACGACGTGCGGGGTTCGACCTTCACCATCACCAACGTGGGCGCCCTGGGCGGCGGCGTGTGGTCCACGCCCATCATCAACTACCCCGAGGTGGCGATCCTGGGCGTGCACAAGTTCCGCGAGACGCCGGTGGTGCGGGATGGGCAGATCGTGGTGCGGACCATCACGTACCTCGCCCTGAGCTTCGACCACCGGGTGGCCGACGGGGCCGACGCGGTGCGGTTCGTCAACCGGATCAAGGAGTACCTGGAGCAGCCGAGCCTGCTGTTCCTGGAGATGGCCTGA
- the lpdA gene encoding dihydrolipoyl dehydrogenase, translating into MVVGEVATETEVLVIGGGPGGYVAAIRAAQLGKDVTLVEKDRLGGVCLNVGCIPSKALIDAAKAYHRLAREAERGIVVEGARLDFARLQGWKQSVVQRLTGGVEQLLRGNGVTVVKGRATFTGPNQVLVENPGGGNEVYRFKHCILATGSRPVELPGFAFDGIRILDSSDALTLDHLPLRLVVIGGGYIGLELGTAFAKLGSEVTVLELADQLLPGTDPELVQVVARRLRQLGVKVHTGVRVLGWEEAPGGEGVRVVFRPEPRGEGAAGAGAPGSAGSSGSEEQAVVADAVLVSVGRRPNTGGLGLELAGVELDERGRVKVDAQLRTSQRNIFAIGDIVPGPMLAHKASREGIVAAEVIAGLPAAADYVAVPAPVFTDPEIATVGLTEEQARQQGYDPVVGRFPYAANGRALTLGERDGFVKLVADRESKVVLGAGIVGPEASDLVAELALAIEMGATLEDLALTIHAHPTLSEAVMEAAEAGLGHAIHVLGKR; encoded by the coding sequence ATGGTCGTCGGCGAGGTGGCGACGGAGACCGAGGTCCTGGTCATCGGGGGCGGCCCGGGGGGTTACGTGGCCGCCATCCGGGCCGCCCAGCTGGGCAAGGACGTCACCCTGGTGGAGAAAGACCGCCTGGGCGGGGTGTGCCTGAACGTGGGCTGCATCCCCTCCAAGGCCCTGATCGATGCCGCCAAGGCCTATCACCGGCTGGCCCGGGAGGCGGAGCGGGGCATCGTGGTCGAGGGGGCGCGGCTGGACTTTGCCCGGTTGCAGGGCTGGAAGCAGTCGGTGGTCCAGCGGCTGACGGGCGGCGTGGAGCAGCTCCTCAGGGGCAACGGCGTGACGGTGGTGAAGGGGCGGGCCACCTTCACCGGGCCCAACCAGGTGCTGGTGGAAAACCCCGGTGGGGGCAACGAGGTCTACCGGTTCAAGCACTGCATCCTGGCCACGGGCTCGCGGCCCGTTGAGCTTCCGGGCTTCGCCTTCGACGGCATCCGCATCCTGGATTCCTCGGATGCCCTGACGTTGGACCACCTGCCCCTGCGGCTGGTGGTGATCGGGGGCGGGTACATCGGCCTCGAGCTGGGCACCGCCTTTGCCAAGCTGGGGTCGGAGGTGACGGTGCTGGAGCTGGCTGACCAGCTGCTCCCCGGCACCGATCCGGAGCTGGTGCAGGTGGTGGCCCGGCGCCTCCGCCAGCTGGGGGTCAAGGTCCACACCGGCGTCCGCGTCCTGGGGTGGGAAGAGGCGCCCGGCGGCGAGGGGGTCCGGGTGGTGTTCCGGCCCGAGCCCCGCGGGGAGGGGGCGGCGGGAGCCGGGGCGCCGGGATCGGCGGGTTCGTCCGGATCGGAAGAACAGGCCGTGGTGGCCGACGCGGTCCTGGTCAGCGTGGGCCGGCGGCCCAACACCGGCGGCCTGGGACTGGAGCTGGCGGGCGTGGAGCTGGACGAGCGGGGCCGGGTGAAGGTCGATGCCCAGCTGCGCACCAGCCAGCGGAACATCTTCGCCATCGGCGACATCGTGCCCGGTCCCATGCTGGCCCACAAGGCCAGCCGGGAGGGGATCGTGGCGGCGGAGGTCATCGCCGGGTTGCCCGCGGCGGCCGATTACGTGGCGGTGCCGGCACCCGTCTTCACCGACCCGGAGATCGCCACGGTGGGGCTGACGGAGGAACAGGCGCGCCAGCAGGGCTACGACCCGGTGGTCGGGCGGTTCCCCTACGCGGCCAACGGCCGGGCCCTGACCCTGGGCGAGCGGGACGGGTTCGTCAAACTGGTGGCCGATCGGGAGAGCAAGGTGGTCCTGGGGGCGGGCATCGTGGGGCCGGAGGCGTCCGACCTGGTGGCCGAACTGGCCCTGGCCATCGAGATGGGCGCCACCCTGGAGGATCTGGCCCTCACCATCCACGCCCACCCGACTTTAAGCGAGGCGGTGATGGAGGCGGCGGAGGCGGGGCTGGGCCACGCCATCCACGTGCTGGGGAAGCGGTAA
- a CDS encoding ECF transporter S component, with amino-acid sequence MPVVRRMVRLALLASMAFLLMLWEIQLTPLLPFIPAYLKYDPGDLPVLMGGFAYGPAAGATVALVKDLLFLFSGKSTAGWVGIAANLLASLAYVVPAAWLYRKIGSRWALALAMLVGTASTSAVMAVANYFVFLPLWGVPAEQVGATVVTAITPFNLIKGLATGVLALVAYPRIARVLEDPVFTTPVAEGWAGQAAGEPRRP; translated from the coding sequence ATGCCGGTGGTTCGTCGCATGGTGCGCCTGGCGCTCCTGGCGTCCATGGCGTTCCTGCTCATGCTGTGGGAGATCCAGCTGACGCCTCTCCTCCCCTTCATCCCGGCGTACCTCAAGTACGATCCCGGCGATCTGCCCGTGTTGATGGGCGGCTTCGCCTACGGCCCCGCGGCCGGCGCCACGGTGGCGCTGGTCAAGGACCTGCTGTTCCTCTTCTCGGGCAAGTCCACGGCGGGTTGGGTCGGGATCGCCGCCAACCTGCTGGCCAGCCTGGCCTATGTGGTGCCGGCCGCGTGGCTTTACCGGAAGATCGGCAGCCGCTGGGCCCTGGCCCTGGCCATGCTGGTGGGGACCGCCAGCACCAGCGCTGTGATGGCCGTGGCCAACTACTTCGTCTTCCTGCCGCTGTGGGGGGTGCCCGCCGAGCAGGTGGGGGCCACGGTGGTCACCGCCATCACTCCCTTCAACCTGATCAAGGGCCTGGCCACCGGGGTGTTGGCGCTGGTGGCCTACCCGCGCATCGCCCGCGTGCTGGAGGACCCCGTCTTCACCACGCCGGTGGCCGAGGGCTGGGCGGGCCAGGCGGCCGGGGAGCCGCGGCGCCCGTAG
- the lipA gene encoding lipoyl synthase: MEALHRNGSSPETEALAGPQEPRSGAGPAIVPASPAARPGQAGAGQETGPALPGPDAAATAQPGRSPAGAGPAPAAGGSGSDARTRGFRDLPAADGHALAGGHAGRRHPDWLKVRLAQGPNYNRLKRLLRGMSLHTVCEEARCPNIYECFENLTATFMILGNICTRACRFCAVTTGRPTELDWAEPERVADAVQRLGLQHVVVTSVARDDLRDGGAAVFAETIRAIRRRCPDTAVEVLIPDFNGDWDALQVVLDAEPDILNHNVETVRRLSDRVRSRARYDRSLALLAEAKRRAPHIKTKSGLMLGLGETWDEILQTLRDLRAHQVDIVTIGQYLRPTREPVHLPVEKYYHPDEFAELKRIGLAMGFSHVESGPLVRSSYHAHEQADRARRRDGAGDEAAPAQVQAGPPETHRGAPAQAAPLATVHGLQAARAAGGAAGA, encoded by the coding sequence ATGGAAGCCCTTCACCGGAATGGAAGCTCGCCCGAAACGGAAGCGCTGGCGGGACCGCAGGAGCCTCGGTCCGGCGCCGGCCCGGCCATCGTACCTGCTTCCCCGGCGGCTCGCCCTGGCCAGGCAGGTGCCGGCCAGGAAACCGGTCCGGCTCTTCCCGGGCCCGACGCCGCCGCCACGGCCCAACCCGGCCGCTCCCCCGCTGGGGCCGGACCGGCGCCGGCGGCCGGTGGATCCGGCTCCGATGCCCGTACCCGAGGGTTTCGTGACCTCCCGGCGGCGGACGGCCATGCCCTGGCCGGCGGTCACGCCGGGCGCCGCCATCCTGACTGGCTCAAGGTGCGGCTGGCCCAAGGGCCCAATTACAACCGGCTCAAGCGGCTGCTGCGCGGCATGAGCCTGCACACCGTCTGCGAAGAGGCCCGCTGCCCCAACATCTACGAGTGCTTCGAGAACCTGACCGCCACCTTCATGATCCTGGGGAACATCTGCACCCGGGCCTGCCGGTTCTGCGCCGTCACCACGGGCCGGCCCACCGAGCTGGATTGGGCGGAGCCGGAGCGGGTGGCGGATGCCGTCCAGCGCCTGGGCCTGCAACACGTGGTGGTCACGTCGGTGGCGCGGGACGACCTCCGGGACGGGGGCGCCGCCGTCTTCGCCGAGACCATCCGGGCCATCCGGCGCCGCTGTCCCGATACCGCGGTCGAGGTGCTGATCCCCGACTTCAACGGCGACTGGGACGCCCTGCAGGTGGTCCTGGACGCCGAACCCGACATCCTGAACCACAACGTGGAGACGGTGCGGCGCCTCTCCGACCGGGTGCGCTCGCGGGCCCGATACGACCGGTCCCTGGCCCTCCTGGCCGAAGCCAAGCGGCGGGCACCCCACATCAAGACCAAGTCGGGCCTGATGCTGGGATTGGGCGAGACGTGGGACGAGATCCTGCAGACCCTGCGGGACCTGCGGGCCCACCAGGTGGACATCGTCACCATCGGCCAGTACCTGCGCCCGACCCGGGAGCCCGTCCATCTCCCGGTGGAGAAGTACTACCACCCGGACGAGTTCGCGGAGCTCAAGCGCATCGGCCTGGCCATGGGCTTTTCCCACGTGGAATCCGGCCCCCTGGTGCGGAGCTCGTACCATGCCCACGAGCAGGCCGACCGGGCGCGCCGGCGGGACGGGGCGGGGGACGAAGCCGCACCGGCGCAGGTCCAGGCCGGGCCCCCGGAGACCCACCGCGGGGCCCCAGCCCAGGCGGCCCCCTTGGCAACGGTCCATGGCCTGCAGGCTGCCCGGGCAGCGGGGGGCGCAGCGGGAGCATGA
- the lipB gene encoding lipoyl(octanoyl) transferase LipB: MNPPTGPHTGIRTGGIIRTATATGAGGAAGPQRAVPAASAAGPALPDGPPVLRVTWLPGLTPYEPAWRLQERLARARGEGRVPDLFLLLQHPPVYTVGRSGRDDEILLSPTLRRQRGVEVFHIDRGGKVTYHGPGQLVGYGIVDLKNLPGGLKRYVHGLEEALVATLARFGVVAHREDGLVGVWAGREKIAAIGIRVSRGVTWHGFALNVDPDLAYFGGIIPCGITDRGVTSMARLLGRAPALEAVAQVAAEELARVLGRRLEWTGDSGWLEAWGYRPAGQAAGQGAEGAAASPATREGTG, encoded by the coding sequence ATGAATCCCCCAACCGGTCCCCACACCGGGATACGGACCGGTGGCATCATAAGAACCGCCACCGCCACCGGCGCGGGTGGCGCCGCGGGGCCCCAGCGGGCCGTCCCAGCGGCATCCGCTGCCGGCCCGGCGCTGCCGGACGGCCCGCCCGTCCTGCGGGTCACCTGGCTGCCCGGCCTCACCCCCTACGAACCGGCCTGGCGGCTGCAGGAGCGACTGGCCCGGGCCCGGGGCGAGGGCCGGGTGCCGGACCTGTTCCTCCTGCTCCAGCACCCGCCGGTCTACACCGTGGGCCGCAGCGGCCGCGACGACGAGATCCTGCTCAGCCCCACCCTGCGCCGGCAGCGGGGTGTGGAGGTGTTCCACATCGACCGCGGGGGCAAGGTCACCTATCACGGCCCGGGGCAGCTGGTGGGCTACGGCATCGTCGACCTGAAGAACCTGCCCGGGGGCCTCAAGCGCTATGTCCACGGCCTGGAGGAAGCCCTGGTGGCGACCCTGGCCCGCTTCGGCGTCGTAGCCCACCGGGAGGACGGGCTGGTGGGCGTGTGGGCCGGCCGTGAGAAGATCGCCGCCATCGGCATCCGCGTGAGCCGGGGCGTCACCTGGCACGGGTTCGCTCTCAACGTGGACCCCGACCTGGCCTATTTCGGCGGCATCATCCCTTGCGGCATCACGGACCGGGGCGTCACCTCCATGGCCCGCTTGCTGGGCCGGGCACCGGCCCTGGAAGCGGTGGCGCAGGTGGCCGCGGAGGAACTGGCCCGGGTCCTGGGGCGCCGCCTGGAGTGGACCGGCGACTCAGGCTGGCTCGAGGCGTGGGGGTACCGGCCGGCTGGCCAGGCGGCCGGTCAGGGTGCGGAGGGCGCGGCGGCCTCCCCGGCCACCAGGGAGGGGACCGGGTGA
- a CDS encoding MBL fold metallo-hydrolase: MEPTLRVLAFPLGPVQANGYVLLDDAGKVAVLVDAPHDPDPMLEAVRGYRVAAVLLTHAHFDHIGGLQAIKEATGAPVWIHRNEASWLGDPQLNLSVWLEPVVAPPADHLLEGGERLAFGSMEFEVRFTPGHSPGHVVYVGRGAAEGLVLAGDTLFAGGIGRTDLPGGDLETLLQSIHRELMVLPDATRVLPGHGPETRIGTERVANPFLRLRSAGRGLD; the protein is encoded by the coding sequence ATGGAGCCCACCTTGCGGGTGCTGGCCTTTCCCCTGGGGCCCGTCCAGGCCAACGGGTACGTGCTGCTGGATGATGCCGGCAAGGTCGCGGTGCTGGTCGACGCCCCCCATGACCCCGATCCCATGCTGGAAGCCGTCCGGGGTTACCGGGTGGCGGCGGTGCTGCTCACCCACGCCCACTTCGACCACATCGGCGGCCTCCAGGCGATCAAGGAAGCCACGGGGGCTCCGGTGTGGATCCACCGCAACGAGGCGAGCTGGCTAGGAGATCCCCAGCTGAACCTGTCGGTCTGGCTGGAGCCGGTGGTGGCGCCGCCGGCGGATCACCTGCTGGAGGGCGGCGAGCGCCTGGCGTTCGGGTCCATGGAATTCGAGGTGCGCTTTACTCCCGGGCACAGCCCCGGGCACGTGGTGTACGTGGGCCGCGGTGCCGCCGAGGGGCTGGTGCTGGCTGGCGACACCCTCTTCGCCGGCGGGATCGGCCGCACCGACCTGCCGGGCGGGGATCTGGAGACGTTGCTCCAGAGCATTCACCGGGAACTGATGGTGTTGCCCGACGCCACCCGGGTGCTGCCGGGCCATGGGCCGGAAACCCGCATCGGGACCGAGCGCGTGGCCAACCCCTTCCTCCGGTTGCGGTCCGCCGGTCGGGGCCTGGATTGA
- a CDS encoding DUF2203 domain-containing protein, whose translation MPAGGRKFFTPEEATALLPVIRQRLLRLRRLYQKARQSYREMEQIEAVGYKPDGTLIMSYDYKLARQALRAAVEEANQLLAEIHSLGCLVKDVDLGLVDFPARLNGEPVLLCWRLGEPRVAYYHGEHEGFRGRKPIPPARGGGSASCGPAGWDAASEGIGPGGSSAGSSPPRWRRAAGHNGSTGPGTGPDEPAGPDREA comes from the coding sequence ATGCCCGCCGGAGGCCGCAAGTTCTTCACCCCCGAAGAGGCCACCGCCCTGCTGCCCGTCATCCGGCAGCGGCTCCTGCGCCTGCGCCGCCTCTACCAGAAGGCGCGCCAGTCGTACCGGGAGATGGAGCAGATCGAGGCCGTCGGCTACAAGCCCGACGGCACCCTGATCATGTCCTACGACTACAAGCTGGCGCGGCAGGCGCTGCGGGCAGCGGTGGAAGAGGCCAACCAGCTGCTGGCGGAGATCCACAGCCTGGGCTGCCTGGTCAAGGATGTCGACCTGGGCCTGGTGGATTTTCCGGCGCGCCTGAACGGAGAGCCCGTGCTCCTCTGCTGGCGGCTGGGAGAGCCCCGGGTTGCCTACTACCACGGCGAGCATGAGGGCTTTCGCGGCCGCAAGCCGATCCCACCCGCACGGGGCGGTGGCTCTGCTTCCTGCGGCCCCGCCGGCTGGGACGCGGCGTCGGAGGGCATCGGCCCGGGGGGATCCAGCGCGGGGTCCTCACCGCCGCGCTGGCGCCGCGCCGCCGGTCACAACGGATCCACGGGTCCCGGCACCGGTCCGGACGAACCGGCCGGCCCGGACCGGGAGGCCTGA
- a CDS encoding deoxycytidylate deaminase, whose amino-acid sequence MAEQQSAQDPPARADQAVRPHPHPEPAPPAGSRQEDPADQRPPWDAYFMELAEVVARRSTCPRRHVGAVLVRDRRILATGYNGAPPGFPHCTEAGCLMQDGHCVRTIHAEANAILQAALHGVTVKGSTLYTTATPCLHCAKLLIGAGVVRVVYRDWYPDPRAVEFLERAGIPLEPMAGGAGGPAPA is encoded by the coding sequence ATGGCCGAGCAGCAGAGCGCGCAGGATCCACCAGCCCGGGCGGATCAAGCCGTCCGGCCCCACCCGCACCCGGAGCCGGCTCCTCCGGCCGGGTCACGCCAGGAGGATCCGGCCGACCAGCGGCCCCCCTGGGATGCCTATTTCATGGAACTGGCGGAGGTGGTGGCGAGGCGGTCCACCTGCCCGCGCCGCCACGTGGGGGCGGTGCTGGTGCGGGACCGGCGCATCCTGGCCACCGGCTACAACGGGGCGCCACCGGGGTTCCCCCACTGTACCGAGGCCGGTTGCCTGATGCAAGACGGGCATTGCGTCCGCACCATCCACGCCGAAGCCAACGCCATCCTCCAGGCGGCCTTGCACGGGGTCACCGTGAAGGGCAGCACGCTCTACACCACGGCCACCCCTTGCCTCCACTGCGCCAAGCTGCTGATCGGCGCAGGGGTGGTGCGGGTGGTCTACCGGGACTGGTACCCCGACCCGCGGGCGGTGGAATTCCTGGAGCGGGCGGGGATCCCGCTGGAGCCCATGGCGGGCGGTGCCGGGGGACCGGCCCCCGCATGA
- a CDS encoding DUF421 domain-containing protein, with protein sequence MTGRRAGVTARSTRPDQCRCRALPAEGPPVARFCVDVIRTVAWGDVRVPETLLVLIRSIIAFVWLFFLTRFVGRKQVSQLTFTEYVVGITIGSIAAQTSTDPQNRFLDGIVGVAVWALAALALTYLQQNSNAARKFIEGEPVVVVARGQVQEKGLRMARLSVAELMELLRQKNIFDLRQVDWALMETDGQLTVLKKPEHEPLTAKTAGVLTPSRPEFPYVVIADGQVLPNSLRAAGKDEAWLRQELLRNGVDDPSQVMVGQIIGNQLYVDLKQDTQTITQPSLRATLGADLESLQADFASWALETEDPEARQMYEEYARKTGEILKDLDALVR encoded by the coding sequence GTGACCGGCCGGCGGGCGGGCGTCACCGCCCGTTCGACCCGGCCTGATCAGTGCCGCTGCCGGGCCTTGCCGGCGGAGGGACCGCCGGTTGCGCGGTTTTGCGTCGACGTGATCCGGACGGTGGCTTGGGGGGACGTGCGGGTGCCGGAAACACTACTGGTGCTGATCCGGTCGATCATCGCGTTCGTCTGGCTCTTCTTCCTGACCCGGTTCGTGGGCCGCAAGCAGGTGTCCCAGCTGACGTTCACCGAGTACGTGGTGGGGATCACCATCGGGTCCATCGCCGCCCAGACCTCCACCGATCCCCAGAACCGGTTCCTCGACGGTATCGTGGGCGTGGCCGTGTGGGCGCTGGCTGCACTCGCACTGACCTACCTGCAGCAAAACAGCAACGCGGCGCGCAAGTTCATCGAAGGGGAGCCCGTGGTGGTGGTCGCCCGGGGCCAGGTGCAGGAGAAGGGCTTGCGGATGGCCCGGCTCTCGGTGGCGGAGCTCATGGAGCTGCTGCGCCAGAAGAACATCTTCGACCTGCGCCAGGTGGACTGGGCCCTCATGGAAACCGACGGGCAGCTCACGGTTCTCAAGAAACCCGAACATGAGCCGCTGACGGCAAAGACCGCGGGCGTGCTGACCCCGTCCCGCCCTGAATTCCCGTATGTGGTGATTGCGGACGGGCAGGTTCTTCCCAACTCCCTGCGCGCGGCGGGCAAGGACGAGGCCTGGCTGCGCCAGGAGCTGTTGCGCAACGGGGTCGACGACCCGAGCCAGGTGATGGTGGGCCAGATCATCGGCAACCAGCTGTACGTGGACCTCAAGCAGGACACCCAGACCATCACCCAGCCCTCGCTCCGGGCCACCCTGGGCGCCGACCTGGAATCCCTCCAGGCGGACTTCGCCAGCTGGGCCCTGGAAACGGAAGACCCCGAGGCTCGTCAAATGTATGAGGAGTACGCCCGGAAAACGGGGGAGATCCTGAAGGATCTGGACGCCCTGGTGAGATAG
- a CDS encoding DUF4363 family protein: protein MKARRYIIVTLLVIMGIALGVAPTYFRKPLTPSGSIGQGIQATREAVQAEDWQRAAALAARLESEWKRVRVPVAVNSDATAIRDFEAQLATLRAAIELQDKSEAITALALMTTLIEDIGTY from the coding sequence ATGAAGGCACGGCGCTACATCATCGTCACCCTGCTGGTGATCATGGGGATCGCCCTGGGCGTGGCGCCGACGTACTTCCGCAAGCCCCTGACCCCTAGCGGCTCCATCGGCCAGGGCATCCAGGCGACGCGGGAGGCCGTCCAGGCGGAGGACTGGCAGCGGGCCGCCGCCCTCGCCGCGCGCCTGGAATCCGAGTGGAAAAGGGTGAGGGTGCCCGTGGCGGTGAACAGCGATGCCACGGCCATCCGGGACTTTGAGGCCCAGCTGGCCACGTTGCGTGCAGCCATCGAGCTGCAGGACAAGAGCGAAGCCATCACCGCCCTGGCCCTGATGACCACCCTCATCGAAGACATCGGCACCTACTGA